A DNA window from Engystomops pustulosus chromosome 6, aEngPut4.maternal, whole genome shotgun sequence contains the following coding sequences:
- the LOC140063946 gene encoding uncharacterized protein, translated as MASQKVWLLCLLVTVICSFHVNLLPGVQGQAQGAVKDDDDGDDDNNDNAHVDNDADDDDDDDDGDNKDEDDDDDDDDDDDDDDDDDDDKDDDDDDDDDDDDDDDDGDDDDDDDKDDDDDDDDDDADDDDDDDDDDDNNDKEDDDDDDDDDDDDDNDDDDDDDDDDDDDDADDDDDDDDDDDDDDDDDDDDDDDDDDKIVKKQEEDDDDDDDDDDEDDDDDDDDDDDDDDDDDDEDDDKQKNKEDDDDDDDDDDDDDDDDDDEDDDDDEDEEYKAGSLCRYCTFCKHCGDCDKCPCSEKDKSEHCKNCEYCQFCYVCPVICETACKPGSYIDELSGALYQTVANIFE; from the exons ATGGCCTCACAGAAAGTGTGGCTGCTGTGCCTGCTAGTCACAGTTATTTGCTCCTTCCATGTGAATTTACTGCCTGGAGTTCAAGGGCAGGCTCAAGGTGCAGtgaaagatgatgatgatggtgacgATGATAATAATGACAATGCTCATGTAGATAATGatgcagatgatgatgatgacgatgatgatggAGACAATAAAGATGAAgacgacgatgatgatgatgatgatgatgatgacgatgatgatgatgacgatgatgacaaagatgatgatgatgacgatgacgatgatgatgatgatgacgacgatgatggtgatgatgacgACGATGATGACAAAGATGATGATGACGACGATGATGATGACGACGCCGACGATGATGAcgacgatgatgatgacgatgacaaTAATGAtaaagaagatgatgatgatgacgacgaTGATGACGACGATGATGACAATGATGATGACGACGATGATGACGACGATGATGACGACGATGATGCCGACGATGACGACGATGATGACGACGATGATGACGACGATGATGACGACGATGATGACGACGATGATGACGACGatgataaaatagtaaaaaagcagGAAGAGGATGACGATGATGACGACGACGAcgatgatgaagatgatgacgacgatgatgatgatgacgacgatgatgatgacgatgatgatgatgaagatgatgacaaacaaaaaaacaaggaagatgatgatgatgatgatgatgacgacgacgatgatgatgatgatgatgatgatgaag atgatgatgacgatgaagaTGAGGAGTACAAAGCCGGGTCACTGTGCCGCTACTGCACATTCTGCAAG CACTGTGGAGACTGTGATAAATGCCCATGTTCAGAAAAGGATAAGAGTGAACATTGTAAAAACTGTGAG TATTGCCAGTTTTGCTACGTGTGCCCAGTTATATGTGAAACAGCTTGCAAGCCTG GGAGCTACATAGATGAACTCTCAGGAGCACTGTATCA GACTGTCGCCAACATATTTGAATAG